DNA from Canis lupus familiaris isolate Mischka breed German Shepherd chromosome 9, alternate assembly UU_Cfam_GSD_1.0, whole genome shotgun sequence:
ACCCATTtcacaagtgagaaaactgagactcagagaggggaagggatCTGCCAAGATGTCTCAGCGAGCACGAGGCAGCGGAGCAAGAATTTGAAACCGGGACGGGTTCACTAAAAAAAGGCCCTGAAAGCCCTTTCCCCTCCCACATGCTGCCTCCACTAGAACGTTCATGGAGTTGGGAGTCTAGCTGTCCGATCCCGCCTCTTCCTGCCAACTTCGTATTTTAAATAACTCCAGAGCAGAAGCCTTGTGGATTCTCTCTGAAAATCCTCAACCCTCATCCCCTCCACCACTAGCGCCTAGTGGCGCCCAGCTCGGACTGAGCATCCTGCAAAGGTCTAccccgaatgaatgaatgaacgagtAAATGACTGAATGGACGAGTTCGAGTCCTCACTGTGCCATCTCCGGGAAGCTGCCGGTCACccgggcctcggtttccccaagTGCTCTGCTCAGGAGGCAAAGCCGAGCCGAGCTACAGCAGGTGCGGGGCTCCGGCTCCTCGGGGCGGGGCTGGGTACCAGGGTACTCCCGGCGGGGTCAGGGGCGGGGCTAGGGCTCCTACGCCGCGGAGCTATTGGCCGCGCCCGCCACCACCCGGCAGTAGTTTGGAGGTCAGCCCcgccccttcctctttccctcggCCTCTTTCCGGCGGTGGTAGCAGCCGATTGTGCCGACATGGTGAGGACGGCGGGATCGGGTGCCATCCGCCGGCTGCGGGGCtcggggcctggggtggggggctcgaGGGGAGCACTGGGGCTCCGTCTGCCGGCCGGGGCCGTAGGGAGCCGTGTGGAGTGGCCTTGGTCCCCACGGCGGGTCACCGGCTCTGTgcccggggccgggaggggggagGCCGCGCCGCCGGCGCCTCCCGTCCTCCCGTGTGCGCAATGGGGGAGCGGCCCAGCGTCGCGGCCGACCACCTGGGCGAGGGCAGGCCCGCCGGGCCTCGGTTACCCCGCCCAGCGCACGGCCTAGGGCAGTGATGAGGGGTCCCCAGTGCGCCATTCTCTGGGACTGGGCACGAcgcaggtggaggggagggaggatggccGCTGCCGGGGGAGGCGGCCTGCCCAGTGTTGGACTCGCCTGTACTTGCGCTCAGGCTAAGATTAAGGCTCGAGATCTTCGCGGCAAGAAGAAGGAAGAGCTGCTTAAACAGCTGGAAGACCTGAAGGTGGAGCTGTCCCAGCTGCGCGTCGCCAAAGTGACAGGCGGCGCGGCCTCCAAGCTCTCTAAGATGTGAGTGTGGGGCGTCCGAACTCCGCTTCTTTGGGTTTGGGGGACACCTGTGCATCGAAAGTATGTGTGCATTTCCGAAGTTGGATAAAGGGAGCGTCCGATTAAGCGCCAGTTTAACGGGCCGTGGGTGGGAATGTcctgccctccccagccaccCTCTCCAGGCTCCCCTGCTCGCATCCAGCCGCATGGGATACCCGCTGTGTGATTTGCCTCTTCCTTGCCTTGCACCATTTTGTCCTTTTGCCCGGGGTGCGCTTGCTTAGCTTCTCTCTGACTCGAGAAAGAACTGCTCGTCCCTGAAGACCCTTTTTCACGCTAACTTGAAAActaactgggggatccctgggtggcgcagcggtttggcgcctgcctttggcccagggcgcgatcctggagacccaggatcgaatcccacgtcaggctcccggtgcatggagcctgcttctccctctgcctgtgtctctgcctctctctctctctcactgtgtgcctatcattaaaaaaaaaaaaaaagaaaaagaaaactaactgGACTCttccccccgcgccccccaccccaaacacttgattttttttttttccccctcaacttCCCTCACTTGGTAGATGGGTGCCTTTGTGCCCACGCCTCACTTGAGTTGTAGTTAATTTATTGATTTCCGTGGATCAAGAATCAGGACTTGTGAAAGGGACATGGGCTTGGAGTCCGTCGAACTGGGCACGTGTCCACTTTTGCCACGTCCTACCTGATGGGTGGGCTGACTCAACACTGAGAGCAGTCGTGgaggttttttcctcttttacaaaATGGGCCCCCCGACAACTGACCCGTGGTGCTGGGAGGGGGTTGGATGAGTTGGAGAACACACAAGTTGAAGCTTCAAGAGTTGGTTTACCAGCCGTCTACTCAGTGGCCCTCCCTCATCCCCTACCATGCTACCCATTCAATATGACTACAAATCGCTTCTTCCCAGGCTGTTCCTATCGTCATCCAACCCCcaatgcctttctctttttttttttttcttaagattttacttattcatgatagagaggcagagggagaagcaggctccactccagggcgcctgatgtgggactccatcctgggtctccaggatcacgccctgggccgaagggggcgctaaaccgctgagccacccaggatccccgcCCCAATGCCTTTCTACTTCTCAAATatcttgtttctctctccccaaGTGGCCCTCCTGTCCAACAGACGAGGAACTGGCCACACATGCTGCCTACATTAAAAATCCAGGCCTTCAACCACCACAGCCATACGTGGCCAGAGGTTACTGTACAGAACAGCACAGACAGGGAGCATCTCTATCACCACGAAGTCTATTGCACAGCACAAACACAGAGCAGAGGCCTCACTTTTACCGCCCTGAGTGGTGCCTGGTAGGGGTACACTCAGTGGAAGACAATTCTTCCAGACTAGCACTCTGCATGGTCCTAGACCCTGATCAAAGATTTTCAAACCCAATTTTCAGAAAAAGGTTCCCACACACAAATGTACTCAGGGGTGGCAGGGCCTCAGGTCAAGCTTAATCAGCTTGTGGCATGATGTCCTGCAGTCAGCTTATTCATGCCGGCATTGGTTAGGTCCTTATAGCTCAGGATATATAGCATGGGGTGGAAGATCTTTCCTGATCTCCCCTCCACTTCTGCTCAATATGAATACTTCACAGCTTCTCAGCCCTTTCCCGTCCCCACTCGTGGGTACCCATCTCTTAGAATCTTCAGGCCTTACCCCCAGAACACCTTCCTCTTGGACTGGGTTAGGCAACTCTTGGGTGAATACAGATGagctggagaggaaaaaaaaaaaaaagatgagctggAGAGGAATACCCCTGTCTTAAGACATCTGGGTCAGGTTCTGAATAAGATGACTTGGGGGAGGGTGGCTTTGTATGTCTCCACCACCTTCACAATGTGTCTGTTTTGTAGCCGAGTTGTTCGCAAATCCATCGCCCGTGTTCTCACCGTCATcaaccagacacagaaagagaaccTCAGGAAATTCTACAAGGTATGTCTGGACTGGGGGAGTTGGAGGGATGCTTAGCTGCAGGGTGCAAAGTTCCAGCCCTCCTTTGGCCAGAAGGGTAGTATGGAGATCTTCTAGGGTACATGGGACTGGGCTTTCCAGAGCCTTCCCAGCTTATAAATGggtttgctgctgctgcttctttttttttttttttttaaatgggtttgCTTCTTAAGCAGCATCTTGCCACTAGCAAGTCCTGCAGACTGCACTTTCTCAGGAAATCAACAGTGTGGGGAGAGTCTGGCTGGAGCCTTGGGTTTTGAATCCAGTTTCACTAGCTGAGTGAGTTTGGGCAGTCTGTGAGGATTAACTGccagtgttttagttttcttattagCACTGTGTGTCACTTTCAAGCACctcatattctcatttttctggGTGTAGAGAGGTTATGTTGCCCAGAGTCACCCAGAGGTAATGGAGTGATTGAGTCTGCATTCCAAACCGTATCTTGGAGAGGGGGTGGATTGAGTGCTCCTGGGAGACTTCCATACATGTCTGGCCCCTCAGCTTAGGTGGGGGGTCTTGTCCTTAATATTGGTGTTaccagagatccctgggtggggcagcggtttggcgcctgcctttggcccagggcgcgatcctggagacccgggatcgaatcccacatcaggctcccggtgcatggggtctgcttctccctctgcctatgtctctctctctctctctctgtgtgtgtgtgactataataaataaataaatttaaaaaaaaatattggtgttACCAGGGCTTAAGCAGTGAAGCAGAACCACTAGGAGactttatatgtgtgtatacgtGCATTTGATTCATTACAAAGAAGTCGCCTCtgtgactggggtgggggggtcttgCTAATGAAAGCAAATCCAAAATCAGGCCTCAGAGAACATCACGTGCAGGCTGGAACCCACATGGCACAGCTTGAAGTTGCTGTTCTCAGGTGGGATTTCTTGGGGAGAGCCTCCGCCCTGCATTAAAGACCTTTAAGCTGATTGAATCAAGCCTCAAATTACCTGGTATATGGTATAGTCTTGCTTAATGTCAATTGATTAGGGGCTTTGAGTACATCTGCAAAATGGCTTCACATCAACATCCGAgttgctgggttttttttgtgtgtgtgtgtgtgtggttttttttttctttttaagatttatttattcagagagagaaaggcagagacacaggcagagggaaaagcaggctccatgcagggagcccaacgtgggatcatgccccgggctgcaggcagcactaaaccgctgcgccaccagggctgccccaagttgGTGTTTGAAGAGCTGGAGGCTTTGACATGTCAAAGCCATCATGGTGTGCCTGGGCAAGCTGCCTGGGGGGACACTAGTGTGTATTGTTGGGAGGGGGTGCTGCTGCCACCCCTGGGTTTGTGTACATTTGTGTGTGGGAACCTTTTTCTGAAAATTGGGTTTGAAAATCTTTGATCAGGGTCTAGGACCCTGCAGAGTGCTAGTCTGGAAGAGTTGTCTTCCACTGAGTGTACCCCCTACCAGGCACCACTCGGGGCGGTAAAAGTGAGGCCTCTGCTCTGTGTTTGTGCTGTGCAATAGACTTCGTGGTGATAGAGATGCTCCCTGTCTGTGCTGTTCTGTACAGTAACCTCTGGCCACGTATGGCTATGGTGGTTGAAGGCCTGGATTTTTAATGTAGGCAGCATGTGTGGCCAGTTCCTCGTCTGTTGGACAGCAGAGCTCTGAGGGCTTAGTAAATTTGAAAAGATGAGGCCCTGACCTGTGCTGCGGACAACAGGGATGCGGTGGACAGAGACTCCTGTTTCCAAACTCACATCTTCAGAGTTCACCCTCTTCTGCAGTTTGTAATTTTCTGCCCTGAGGCTGTTACCTCCCttatctcccccacccctgccctgtgtgccgccccgcccccccccccccccccccccccccccggagctcTTGGCATTTCTCCAGAACGCACCTGAGCTGCCATCCTTCAGGACTTTTGTGCATGCTgttttctccccactccccctcccttGGTCGCTCAGGTTGCTTGCTTTCTAGGCTGTTGCCAGTCATTAGGTGAAACCTTTTAAAtatcctttctcctcccctttcccacTGGGCTGGGAGCTTCCTTGAGCAGGTACCAGGTCTGGTGCATCACTAGGTCAGCAGCCAGCACAGGGCCTCTCTACTGGGCTGAGTGTGCTACATCTCCTCACATTCGGGTCTGCAGATTAAAGCCTCTGCACCCCAGTGGCCTCCTTCAGTCACTTCCAGCATCTTCCCCATGCCCCCCAGCAGCTTAGTTCCAGCCTCAGGGGCTTCCTTAGCTGCCACCATAGCTCCTGAACCCTGGTGCTCAGACTCCCCCTGCTCTTCCATCCATCACCCAGGGTAAGAAGTACAAGCCCCTGGATCTGCGGCCCAAGAAGACACGTGCCATGCGCCGCCGGCTAAACAAGCATGAGGAAAATCTGAAGACCAAGAAGCAACAGCGGAAGGAGCGGCTGTACCCTCTGCGGAAGTATGCGGTCAAAGCCTGAGCCCTGGCGTTAATAAAACACAAACCACCTGGCTGGCACTGCTTTCTGTTTGCGGGTGTTTCAACTAACCATGCTGGGGAGGTCAGCTGCTCTACCCTGGTTGTAGTTACCGGGGGCGTGGTGGGTGTCAGCAGACCGCCTGCAGCTGCCGACCACCTGGCCACGGGGATCTGCCGGGTGGTCAGGTGTGGTTGCTTCGGACCTGTGATGTGGAGCTGCCCTCACTGTCCCTGCGGGACTTTATTCTGCCAGGTTGCATGTGCCCTGGGCAGGGAGAGACCGGCTTGAGACCCGAGAGCCCGTTGCGGTGGTGGTAGATCTCAGAGGCGCTGGGGGATTTGATCATGCGGTGGACTTGGTATCTTGCCTGATCAGCAACTCCACAGACACCAAGAGTTTCCCATCTGGGGTGAAGGCGCAGGCATGGGCCACATCCAAGACTCCCTGCCAAAAGCATTTCACTGGGCTCTGGGGTGGAAGTCCTGCCTTGCCCCCACCCTTCCCTGACAGGCCTTTTAATACATCCTTGGGTGCTATGCCCACAGGCCTTATCTTCAGGGTCTCAATGCATTTTCCTGTGTTGCAGTCCCAGACTTTGAcctggaaataaaaacaagaagggTTGGTTAGACCTCACCCCACAAGTCTGGCATCCTTGAAATCCTTTTGGGGGAGTCCTAGCCAACCTCAATgtcttggtttgggttttgttgtcTGCAAGGTATATTTAACATACCCAGCGTAAAATCTGATGCAAAAATTACATGCAGTGCAATTTCCTTATCCCTGAAGCCGTGATGATTCTTAGAAATGCCAATGCCAGGGGGCACCAGGATGGTGCAGTTaggtgtgactcttggttttagctcccatcgtgagtttgagccctgcatggggctctgtgttcagtggggagtcggcttgag
Protein-coding regions in this window:
- the RPL35 gene encoding 60S ribosomal protein L35, with translation MAKIKARDLRGKKKEELLKQLEDLKVELSQLRVAKVTGGAASKLSKIRVVRKSIARVLTVINQTQKENLRKFYKGKKYKPLDLRPKKTRAMRRRLNKHEENLKTKKQQRKERLYPLRKYAVKA